The region GATGAACTACCATCAAAGATACACCAGCACTCACTCCCAATTAGGGTTATGACAACTAATAACATGAATAATAATCTGTAATGAAATAGTTGACAATTTGTTGTCAACTGACAAATTGTGTATAATGACGTCACCTAGCAATGTTAGCACTGGTGTATTAAGCCCagttcatacttcacttttccaCATTTACCCATGGGGGTAGATGGTCGGAATTGGCTCGTGAACGACAAAGATACTGCtaaaccagcagagggcagatgaATCGCGAGAAATACAAGTAATGTACTGAAATAGGTAAACTGTTATTAAGTTGAGCGGCGTTACGATAAAATGGCATACTTCCGTATATTTATATCttggtataaaaaaaaatagctgaGCTACTTAGCACTTAAAAACTCCCCACaaatgtgtgtgcgcgtgtgcccgACTGCCATCCCATCCAAAGTGTAACCCAGCCTTCTGCCATGTGCTGACTGCCGAAGGctccagtcaccccccccccccaactcacctTTTCCCTCCAAGGGTAAACttttaaattcaaatcctgcagCCTGTAGGAACTCCTGAGATCCTTCCACACTACTGACCTTCTCCTAAAGACAAGCATGGATGTAAACGGGTAAGACAAGAAACCCAACGGGAAGCTAAACCTGCTGTGGACCACCTCTCACGTGCTCTCGCTCACCTGGAAGATCTTATTGCTGACTCTGATCTTCCTAAACTTCTCCTCTTCTGGGTTCTTACAAATGTTGTCCAGATACCTGGCCAGGAAATATAAGAGGAGCCAAGGGATCTTCGAAGCGGTATTTTCACACTGCAGTACAAGCCGATACTCTTCAGAACACTGCATCTTCAATCTCAGACTGCACGGTCCTCACCTGCTGATGATTTCCACAGCAGCCTTCACTTTCTCTCTGTCCTTGTTGAAAGTATGAATCATCAGGATGGAGGCTTCCACGGGGTCATTTGCAAACTGCTGTTAGAAGAAAATAAGCGGGGTGATAAGATTGCAGAAGCATATAATGCATATTCCACATTTATTCAAAGAGAGAAATTTCTTTGAGAATTTGTGAcaatttgtattttttgttttacaagAGCTCTGGAGCAGAACCTCTTTGTGACTAAATGTAAATTGCGTACCACTTCTAGAGCATTAGATGAAGGTACCCACCATGAGAATAGCTTCTTTAATACGAGTCTCCCTCTCATTCTTTTTAAAGACTGCACCGGTGAGAGGGCATTTAAAATACACTCCCGACGCTGAAAGACATTCTGTATCCTTCACTGGAATGTTGGTACCCTGCAGGAAAGAATGTCATGAATAACACACTATCATATACCAGTCGAGGTTTAATGAGCTTGTGTGTCAAAATCTGTGTGAGTAAACAGGTTTCTCCTTGCCTCAATATCTGTTGAGGGTTTTTCGCCTTCTACTATTGCTGCAGCTTCTGCTTCGAGTTCCTTCTTCACTACAAGGTGAGTAGACGTGATCAGAATCACAAACAATTTAATGACAAACGTCAACCACCCAGCGGAGTTTATTAGCGTGAAAAGCTATTGCATATCATTCCATGCCCCTTTCTCTGTGTATGATTACTATTTGTTTCTCTAGATGTATAATAGTACATGTTAAAGGCACTAGCATGCATTTCTGTAGGTCATGTATAGCTACAAAACTTATTTGTGCAGTTTGTGAGAACCCTGCATCTTGCAACACACCTTGATTGCGAATAGCATCCTGCGAGGTCTGAAGCCGAGGCCGTTGCTGTTGCTCTATCCTAGCCAgggctgcagcccctgctctctgggccccctctgtAACTGCATGCCGGGGCTTGGCAGGGGCACTGCTCTGCACCACTGGCGGGTTAGAGCTGCTAGGCACAGAGGACAAAGCAGACCTACATTGGGGATCATAGGTTTCCTGTAGGCTTCCCGTAGAAAACGCAACAGAAACGCAAAAGGCAAACCTTAAAAAGTGTACCGGACTGAAACAATCAATACGCACACTGTATCCACGGAGAATGTTTACAATTTTACATCACTGAAGTATTTATAAGCAAACCAATGTGGTAACAAACAACACTACAATGAAACACGAAAAGCACGCTTCACAAACTTGAGAATAAATTAGGCTTATTCCCTTGTTCAATCCTGCAATCGAAGGATATTTGTCTCCGGAGTTTCATGATGTTATTGCAAAGCAAAAAATAAACTACGGTATTCGCAAAAGAATATATACTACGGGGATTACACAAATAACGCTATCTGTACAGCTACGGAAACAAGCGCTTTTCAATTACAGTACATTCTACCAATATAGACAATAAACTGGCCTAGATATACAGTAAATAAGCTTACATCTGCTcattaaagtgcacagagaaacAACTAAATCAGCTTATGTCTCTTTGAAAAGTATTTACCTACTGTCTTCATTTAGTTTCTTTCCAGGTCCTGCCGACTTGAATTTGATGTCTTTCTTAATATCTTCAAAAAATTTCCTCATGTTTGTATTTTTATGAGTAACGGAAGATGCACTGAGCTGATAGTATTTACATCCAACAGGAAAGGGGAGGTGGGAAGCGTACAAACAGGAAATAAATTATATGCTAGTAGCAATCGAAATCGAAAGTTTATTAGCAGCGCCCTCCTCTGGCCTGGAGGTGTCAGTCCAGCATAGCGAGGCCTGAAGAAACGAACCGCGCATTTCATATATAAAACCCATATATAAGATTACGTATACATACTGTCTCAAATTGTAGGATGTTTTAGAATAAAGGCTAGAATTGTATTGAAATGTTACATAAATTGTGttcaaatgtttattttcttaaaaaaaattatctgaAGTGACATTGTTTGTAATGGTGCTGTAGTGGTtaacactattgcctcacacctctgggacctgggtttgagtctccgcctgggtcacacgtgtgtggagtttgcatgttctccccatgtcgtcgtggggtttcctccgggttctccggtttccccccacagtccaaaaacatgctgaggctattggAGTtggaattggagttgctaaattgcccataggagtgcttgcgtgagtgaatggtgtgtgagtgtgccctgcgatgggctggccccccatcctgggttgtcccctacatcgtgcccattgcttccgggataggctccggaccccccgcaacccagtaggataagcggtttggaaaatggatggatggatggatggatggatggatggatattgtctGTATCTTGTATATGTAAACTTTTAACCATTGCTGGTAGTTTTACTGAAGTAGATTATACCTGTCCCACACATAACCTCTGCCCCTAGGTCTTCACAGGTCACGCCCAGCCTGCTGAATTTGGATATTCATCAGCTTCTGCTGAGAACAATGGAACTTGTCATCCACATGACTGGCAAAAAAGACCACCTCAGAGAGTAAAAGCCCTTCTCCCACAGCCTGTGAAAGAGAACATGATTCTGCATAGCGGGGTAGCTGCAGCCCTGATCGATCCGTCTCTCTTTGTTGTTCTTTGTCATATCAGGGTAAAGGGAGGGCAAGGCCATTTATAATGCAGCTGCTGCTCTCTGTAATTCCTTATCTTCCTTAATGGAGGAGGGCATGCAAGACAAAATATATATCTGCTTATCCATTATATAGACACAGTGAGTTGGGGGATATGAGTGAGTTCAAAGCAATAGTGTGAGGAAAGCAGTGACGGATGTGAAGAGGCAGTTTGCTGTGAAGGCCGAGTCCGACTTTCAGTCAGCTGACATCTGACGCCCGTGGGAGGACTTGGCATTATCCCCGATTACGGAGGTCAGCCCCTCTCTGTCATTCATACCGACTCCTCACTCGCAGACGGCTTCAGTGCCTTTTCTGCTCGATTTGATGCGAATGGAGCCGGTGATGCCCAGATTGTGCCTTTTGATGATCTGGCCGGCGTGGCCCCTACGCCGAATGAGCCAGCCCATACAGCCCATCCGGACACATCATGCAGTCCTGTGCTGATCACCATTTTCAATCCGTCCCTGTCTACTgctgtggttaaaaaaaaaaaacaatcacaaacaacCGGCTGGACGGACGGATGAACAGTACAAACTTCATTAATGCTCACAGGAAAATTAAGATGTTACAGCagcaaataaaaagaaaaagaatgaaaatggTATATTTCACAAATACGAAAAATTTAATTagaactgaaaaataaaatatttcaagTTACAAGGAATAAATCCAAATGATTGTCTAGATGATTACTGCCCTCTTGCCGTGTACTGCCCTCAACATCTGTGCTTTCTCAGACTCTTTAAAGATTACAGCCGTTCCACCTGTTCTGTGACCACTGATTCCCTTCAGTTAGCCATACTGTATTCACAGATCTGCACGCGAAATCCAGACCTGGAACAGGCatgggaggggggcgtggcaacaGCCATATAGCTGAGGCATTGGAAAGACGGCTTGTCACCTCATATTATTACTCATCAGACATTTCACAACAGGGGAAACAACGACTTGCAGACTGCAGAATTCTACTGGAGGCTGTATACAAACAGAGCCGCACGTGTTGCACAATTTACATGACTTTTTCCCAGACATGTCAAGGAAATTTGCCATGACAAGAAATGGCAATACAAAAAGGATGTCTGatgattcagttttttttggtgCAGCAATTAGATCAATCAAACAGCATTAGAATTTGAGACAGTTATACAATCTGTTCATATCcttgttttttaaataaaatgaaacgcCTCTGTGTCTGAAACTTCTTTTATTGGCAATTACAGAAGAtgtatggatgggtgggtggataaATGTCTGAagcaaaaaatatatgaaattatCAAAATTGCAAATTGGATGTCTGGAAGAATTATACAATTTGAACCATCTATTACAGAACAAATATTCTCCTAACCACAACTAAGGAGTCTGGCTCAGCTACATTTCCTGCTCCACTTTATGAATTACTTGATGTTTTCAAATTTTTGAGTTTTCATAATTCAAACATGACGGGTCATACAAATGTATATAATGCCGATTTCCTTCACATGGATGTTCTTCAGACACATCCCGGTTGTCCCTGTTGCATTGTGGGTATATCAAACATGCACAGTGGGTAATGACAAGAGTGGTCAGTGGTCACATGGATGCAAGATCTTTATGCTACAAGCGTTTGATCGCAGAACTGCATTTACATCGTTCGCCTCATATGCCTTTGCATTCGGAGAAGTGTGACCAGACCTTCACACTGTTCTCCAAATTCAAGAACCTGAGTCTGCATGCTCCCTTTTGGGATTAGCTCCTAGACTTTCTCACAGGGGAGTGAAGGTGGGGTGCATCGCCCTCGACAtcgatgcccccacccccaaagccaTGATCTGAGCCCACTGCTGCATGATTGTGCGGCCAAACGCAGACCAAACAAAATTGTCAAATTCGCAGATGACGTGGTTGTAATTGGCATGACCTGCAATAACAATGAGAAGGTCTAACTGAATGAGGTGGAGAGTCTGACACAATGGTGTCAGGCGAACTGCCTCTCATTCAACACCAATAAAACCAAAGAAATGGCGCTGGGTTTTATACACAAGCATTGCAGTGAATACAGCCCCCTCAACATCAAATTTATGGGTCCCAGCTGAAAGGCAGAGCACCTTTACATATCTCTGAGTCTGTATCTCTGATGACCTCACCTGCTCCAGTCATGTACAGATTAGGATATCT is a window of Brienomyrus brachyistius isolate T26 chromosome 15, BBRACH_0.4, whole genome shotgun sequence DNA encoding:
- the ubxn6 gene encoding UBX domain-containing protein 6 isoform X2, yielding MRKFFEDIKKDIKFKSAGPGKKLNEDSSSNPPVVQSSAPAKPRHAVTEGAQRAGAAALARIEQQQRPRLQTSQDAIRNQVKKELEAEAAAIVEGEKPSTDIEGTNIPVKDTECLSASGVYFKCPLTGAVFKKNERETRIKEAILMQFANDPVEASILMIHTFNKDREKVKAAVEIISRYLDNICKNPEEEKFRKIRVSNKIFQEKVSSVEGSQEFLQAAGFEFKSLPLEGKEGTEEFLVLAEQNSSDLEKLTETKDQLQKGEPLRAQLERQPQAFRPSPNAMRFELPADFYNLTAEELKREQQFRMEAAERNAMLRTKAMRERDEQRERRKYNYTLLRVRLPDGNILQGTFLAREPVAALYEFVRESLVDGWQPFELMAPGGQKLNDDETLLNECNLVPAALLTFSWDAAVQADIAAAGGHCTALLKPKVLENIRTLV
- the ubxn6 gene encoding UBX domain-containing protein 6 isoform X1, whose product is MRKFFEDIKKDIKFKSAGPGKKLNEDSSSSNPPVVQSSAPAKPRHAVTEGAQRAGAAALARIEQQQRPRLQTSQDAIRNQVKKELEAEAAAIVEGEKPSTDIEGTNIPVKDTECLSASGVYFKCPLTGAVFKKNERETRIKEAILMQFANDPVEASILMIHTFNKDREKVKAAVEIISRYLDNICKNPEEEKFRKIRVSNKIFQEKVSSVEGSQEFLQAAGFEFKSLPLEGKEGTEEFLVLAEQNSSDLEKLTETKDQLQKGEPLRAQLERQPQAFRPSPNAMRFELPADFYNLTAEELKREQQFRMEAAERNAMLRTKAMRERDEQRERRKYNYTLLRVRLPDGNILQGTFLAREPVAALYEFVRESLVDGWQPFELMAPGGQKLNDDETLLNECNLVPAALLTFSWDAAVQADIAAAGGHCTALLKPKVLENIRTLV
- the ubxn6 gene encoding UBX domain-containing protein 6 isoform X3, whose protein sequence is MRKFFEDIKKDIKFKSAGPGKKLNEDSSSSNPPVVQSSAPAKPRHAVTEGAQRAGAAALARIEQQQRPRLQTSQDAIRNQVKKELEAEAAAIVEGEKPSTDIEGTNIPVKDTECLSASGVYFKCPLTGAVFKKNERETRIKEAILMFANDPVEASILMIHTFNKDREKVKAAVEIISRYLDNICKNPEEEKFRKIRVSNKIFQEKVSSVEGSQEFLQAAGFEFKSLPLEGKEGTEEFLVLAEQNSSDLEKLTETKDQLQKGEPLRAQLERQPQAFRPSPNAMRFELPADFYNLTAEELKREQQFRMEAAERNAMLRTKAMRERDEQRERRKYNYTLLRVRLPDGNILQGTFLAREPVAALYEFVRESLVDGWQPFELMAPGGQKLNDDETLLNECNLVPAALLTFSWDAAVQADIAAAGGHCTALLKPKVLENIRTLV